From a region of the Thermocrinis sp. genome:
- a CDS encoding EscU/YscU/HrcU family type III secretion system export apparatus switch protein — protein MAERKKAVAIRYDSSKDNAPVVVAKGFGELAERIIKTAKEKGIPIVEDKELTSALIGVEVFEEIPPELYRAVAKILVFVKKIRA, from the coding sequence ATGGCAGAAAGGAAAAAGGCGGTAGCAATAAGATACGATTCAAGCAAGGACAATGCCCCTGTTGTCGTCGCAAAAGGGTTTGGAGAATTAGCAGAGCGGATAATAAAGACTGCAAAAGAAAAGGGCATACCGATTGTAGAAGATAAAGAACTAACTTCTGCGCTTATAGGGGTGGAAGTTTTTGAGGAGATCCCACCAGAACTTTACAGGGCAGTAGCTAAAATTTTGGTTTTCGTGAAGAAGATAAGGGCTTAG